One window of the Trifolium pratense cultivar HEN17-A07 linkage group LG2, ARS_RC_1.1, whole genome shotgun sequence genome contains the following:
- the LOC123908112 gene encoding endoplasmic reticulum-Golgi intermediate compartment protein 3-like, translating into MDSIMNKLRNLDAYPKINEDFYSRTLSGGVITLASSILMLLLFFSELRLYLHAATETTLVVDTSRGETLRINFDVTFPALACSILSLDAMDISGEQHLDVKHDIIKKRIDSHGNVIETRQDGIGSPKIEKPLQKHGGRLEHNETYCGSCYGAESSDEECCNSCEEVREAYRKKGWALSNPDVIDQCKREGFLERIKEEEGEGCNVYGFLEVNKVAGNFHFAPGKSFQQSGVHVHDLLAFQKDSFNLSHHINRVAFGDYFPGVVNPLDRVHWTQESPTGMYQYFIKVVPTMYTDVNGNTIQSNQFSVTEHFRTGDVGQLQSLPGVFFFYDLSPIKVTFTEENVSFLHFLTNVCAIVGGVFTVSGILDSFIYHGQKAIKKKMELGKFS; encoded by the exons ATGGATAGCATAATGAACAAGCTTCGGAATCTCGATGCATATCCAAAAATCAACGAAGATTTTTATAGTCGCACGCTTTCTGGCGGTGTTATCACTCTCGCTTCTTCCATTCTCATGCTCTTGCTTTTCTTCTCCGAGCTTC GGTTGTATCTTCATGCTGCAACTGAAACTACGCTTGTTGTAGATACTTCTAGAGGAGAAACGCTTCGTATCAAT TTTGATGTTACATTTCCTGCACTAGCATGTTCGATACTTAGTCTCGATGCCATGGACATAAGCGGAGAGCAGCATTTGGATGTA AAACATGATATAATCAAGAAAAGAATAGACTCTCATGGCAATGTGATAGAAACAAGACAAGATGGAATTGGTTCTCCCAAG ATTGAAAAACCCTTACAAAAACATGGAGGCAGGCTTGAGCACAATGAGACTTATTGCGGATCCTGTTATGGTGCTGAGTCG TCAGACGAGGAATGTTGTAATTCCTGTGAGGAAGTTCGGGAAGCATATCGAAAGAAAGGTTGGGCACTCTCAAACCCGGATGTAATTGACCAG TGCAAAAGAGAAGGATTCTTAGAAAGAATCAAGGAAGAAGAAGGGGAAGGATGCAATGTGTATGGCTTCTTGGAAGTAAACAAGGTGGCAGGGAATTTCCATTTTGCTCCTGGGAAAAGCTTTCAGCAATCTGGTGTACATGTGCATGACCTGCTAGCTTTTCAAAAGGATTCATTTAAT TTAAGTCACCACATCAATAGAGTAGCCTTTGGTGACTATTTTCCCGGTGTCGTAAACCCTCTTGACCG TGTGCATTGGACGCAAGAATCACCAACTGGGATGTATCAGTATTTTATTAAG GTTGTGCCAACTATGTACACTGATGTGAATGGGAACACTATCCAGTCAAACCAG TTCTCTGTGACAGAACACTTCAGGACTGGAGATGTAGGCCAATTGCAGTCCCTCCCTGgagtttttttcttctatgaCCTTTCTCCAATTaag GTTACTTTTACAGAAGAAAATGTCTCGTTCTTACATTTTCTTACTAATGTGTGCGCCATAGTTGGAG GTGTTTTCACTGTTTCTGGAATACTAGATTCATTCATCTATCATGGCCAAAAGGCTATCAAGAAGAAGATGGAACTCGGTAAATTTAGCTGA